One part of the Solanum dulcamara chromosome 3, daSolDulc1.2, whole genome shotgun sequence genome encodes these proteins:
- the LOC129882310 gene encoding probable glutathione S-transferase, whose product MADVKLLGLWYSPFSHRVEWALKIKGVKYEFIEQDLQNKSPLLLQSNPIHKKIPVLIHNGKPICESMVIVEYIDETFEGPSILPKDPYERAIARFWVKFFEDKLPSVGKIFFSKGEGQEKAKEEANEILKTLDNELKDKKFFVGDKFGFADIAANFVGIWLGVFEEASGIVLITREKFPNFCAWRDEYINCSENKKYLPPRDELIAHFQARFQAASK is encoded by the exons ATGGCAGATGTTAAGTTGCTTGGTCTATGGTATAGCCCTTTTAGTCATAGAGTTGAGTGGGCTCTAAAGATTAAGGGTGtgaaatatgaatttatagAACAAGATCTACAAAATAAGAGCCCTTTGCTtcttcaatccaatccaattcacaAGAAAATCCCAGTACTAATTCACAATGGAAAGCCCATTTGTGAGTCAATGGTAATTGTTGAATACATTGATGAGACATTTGAAGGCCCTTCCATCTTGCCTAAGGACCCTTATGAGCGAGCTATAGCTCGATTTTGGGTGAAATTTTTTGAAGACAAG TTGCCATCAGTGGGGAAAATTTTCTTTTCCAAAGGAGAGGGACAAGAGAAAGCTAAAGAGGAAGCTAATGAGATATTGAAAACTCTTGATAATGAGCTTAAGGACAAGAAGTTTTTTGTGGGTGATAAATTTGGATTTGCTGATATTGCTGCTAATTTTGTGGGAATTTGGCTGGGAGTTTTTGAAGAAGCTTCTGGAATAGTTTTGATTACAAgagaaaaatttccaaatttttgtGCTTGGAGAGATGAATATATTAATTGCAGCGAAAACAAGAAATATTTACCTCCAAGAGATGAATTGATTGCTCATTTCCAAGCTCGCTTTCAAGCTGCTTCGAAATGA